The Edaphobacter flagellatus sequence CATTCGCGTCGACGTGGGTGGAAAAGTTTTCGATGTGCATGCCGGCGACAGCTTCGTCGTCGATGGCGGAGTCGAGCATCAGGCTTCTGCGCTCGAAGCAGCCGAGGTGCTCGATATCTTCACGCCTACGCGCGAAGATTATCGAGCACTTATCAAATAGGCTGACACGATGCTGTCATCCGATTCGACAATCTACGCTACGCGGATCGCGCAGGATCATCCCCTTGACCTCGATCCTCGCTCGGAACAGTGGAACAGGTCACAACCTGTCTCGTTTCGTCATGACAACTACGGGGAGCTGGTCCCAGGTATGGATACCAGCGTTCGTGCCAGATGGACTGAAAAGAACCTGTACCTACTCTTCATCTGCTGCTATCAGGAACTTCACCTGAAGCCAGACCCGCAGACCAGTCACGCAACGAACGAGCTATGGAATTGGGACGTGGCGGAGCTCTTTATCGGTACGGATTCGCACTCCACCGGCCGATATAAGGAATTTGAAATCTCTCCGCAGGCGGAATGGCTTGATCTGGATATCGACCTCCAGGCGCCCCGGCGTATAGGCGATCCCACATGGACATCACGTTTTGAAGTCGCAGCTTGCATCGATTCCATAGCTAAAACATGGTACGGCGCGATGCGCATTCCCTTTGCTGCGATCACCGCAGCATCAGTGGCCGCCGAAATGACATTCCGTGCGAATCTCTTCCGCAGTCAGGGACCACAACATCAGTTGCTTGCCTGGCAGGCCAGTATGAGCGAAACCTTCCATGTTCCTGAACGATTTGGATCACTGCACCTTGTTGAGTAAGCCACCCTATACGTTCGCAGTTCGATTGCGCGCCATGTAATTGCGCACGGCGTACACAATCAGCCCTGCCAGCAGAATGATGCCGGCTGTCCGTATCTCACGGTGAAAGTTTGGGCGCGAGAACAGGATGAAGAGAAATCCGCCGAGTGCCAGG is a genomic window containing:
- a CDS encoding carbohydrate-binding family 9-like protein, which translates into the protein MLSSDSTIYATRIAQDHPLDLDPRSEQWNRSQPVSFRHDNYGELVPGMDTSVRARWTEKNLYLLFICCYQELHLKPDPQTSHATNELWNWDVAELFIGTDSHSTGRYKEFEISPQAEWLDLDIDLQAPRRIGDPTWTSRFEVAACIDSIAKTWYGAMRIPFAAITAASVAAEMTFRANLFRSQGPQHQLLAWQASMSETFHVPERFGSLHLVE